One segment of Apus apus isolate bApuApu2 chromosome 1, bApuApu2.pri.cur, whole genome shotgun sequence DNA contains the following:
- the LNP1 gene encoding leukemia NUP98 fusion partner 1 → MEYEEDDDVSFAKWMSSFWGHNFINENEKEGRGYKKHQTQSFHERRASLPANLPSLHKTRLHASTKGSSSGHLKDSTEFQEDQDVKCLRHRKASRTPSSGSSCSESRSNSIQEFAESFEKQLRLKSKRSISLQPEGMKERRERERLHLRKSKSDKRMGEKSEPRREQKEDEGLEVVSAKHDEQFPSQASTEERYLCTGN, encoded by the exons ATGGAATATGAAGAGGATGATGATGTTTCCTTTGCAAAATGGATGAGCAGCTTCTGGGGACACAACTTTATCAATGAGAATGAGAAAGAGGGTAGAGGCTACAAGAAACATCAAACGCAATCCTTCCATGAAAGGAGAGCCTCCCTGCCG GCCAATCTTCCCTCCCTCCATAAAACACGACTTCATGCTTCTACCAAAGGCTCATCTTCAGGCCATCTCAAGGACTCTACGGAATTTCAAGAAGACCAAGATGTCAAATGCCTCCGCCACAGGAAGGCAAGCAGAACACCTTCATCAGGCAGCTCATGCTCAGAGTCAAGATCAAACTCCATCCAGGAATTTGCAGAGTCCTTTGAAAAGCAATTGCGTCTGAAAAGCAAACGCTCAATTTCTTTG CAACCTGAAGGCatgaaggagagaagagagagagagagattgcATTTGAGAAAAAGCAAGTCTGACAAGAGAATGGGAGAGAAATCAGAGCCCAgaagagagcagaaagaagaTGAAGGTTTAGAAGTTGTATCTGCAAAACACGATGAACAGTTTCCATCACAAGCAAGCACAGAGGAAAGATATTTATGCACAGGCAACTAG